The following proteins are encoded in a genomic region of Desulfomicrobium escambiense DSM 10707:
- a CDS encoding single-stranded DNA-binding protein: MAGSLNKVILIGRLGRDPEMRYTPSGQPVANFSVATDESYTSKDGQKVEKTEWHRIVVWGKQAEFCGNYLSKGRLVYIEGKLETRKWTDKDGAEKYTTEIKADRVLGLDSRQSEGGYAPAPQYQQRGQAPAQGGNMGYEEDLGPAFPSEASGMDDAPF; encoded by the coding sequence ATGGCAGGGAGTCTGAACAAGGTGATTTTGATCGGCCGTCTGGGCCGCGACCCAGAAATGCGCTACACCCCCTCGGGACAGCCGGTGGCCAACTTCTCCGTCGCCACCGACGAGTCCTACACGAGCAAGGACGGCCAGAAGGTCGAGAAGACCGAGTGGCACCGCATCGTGGTCTGGGGCAAGCAGGCCGAGTTCTGCGGCAACTACCTGTCCAAGGGCCGCCTCGTGTACATCGAGGGCAAGCTCGAGACCCGCAAGTGGACCGACAAGGACGGCGCCGAGAAATACACGACCGAGATCAAGGCCGACCGCGTGCTCGGCCTAGACTCCCGCCAGTCCGAAGGCGGCTACGCCCCGGCTCCGCAGTATCAGCAGCGCGGCCAAGCCCCGGCCCAGGGCGGCAACATGGGCTACGAGGAAGATCTCGGCCCGGCCTTCCCGTCCGAGGCCAGCGGCATGGACGACGCCCCTTTTTGA
- a CDS encoding biotin attachment protein, with protein sequence MIDVKELLRELREEPYEKIVIRAPHSGKVEFVASEPGVRVVGPGGTWKEVPGTLLARLEREQVKRPINAPQKGEVMFLGDVRNGQFVQAGQELMTIRHFLTKEEVIARILRRSLSLFLAPEKGKYYFFPEVDIKIKTKGSQTVHVEDGMELFILSRMKRETSVRYAGPGGIIYAVYFETNDSVDRDAPLIGVCPESQLGQIQEVVSRIQSEWEERD encoded by the coding sequence GTGATAGACGTCAAAGAATTGCTTCGTGAGCTGCGCGAGGAGCCCTACGAGAAGATCGTCATCCGGGCGCCCCACAGCGGCAAGGTGGAGTTCGTGGCCAGCGAGCCCGGGGTGCGCGTGGTCGGCCCCGGCGGCACCTGGAAGGAGGTGCCGGGCACGCTTCTGGCCAGGCTCGAACGCGAGCAGGTCAAGCGCCCCATCAACGCCCCGCAGAAGGGCGAGGTCATGTTCCTGGGCGACGTGCGGAACGGCCAGTTCGTGCAAGCCGGCCAGGAGCTCATGACCATACGCCACTTCCTGACCAAGGAGGAGGTCATCGCCCGCATCCTGCGCCGCTCCCTGTCCCTCTTCCTGGCGCCGGAGAAGGGCAAGTACTACTTCTTCCCGGAAGTGGACATCAAGATCAAGACCAAGGGCAGCCAGACCGTGCACGTCGAGGACGGCATGGAACTGTTCATCCTCTCGCGTATGAAGCGCGAAACCTCGGTGCGTTACGCCGGTCCCGGCGGCATCATCTACGCGGTCTACTTCGAGACCAACGACTCCGTGGACCGCGACGCCCCCCTCATCGGCGTCTGTCCCGAGAGCCAGCTGGGCCAGATCCAGGAGGTCGTCAGCCGCATCCAGAGCGAGTGGGAGGAGCGGGACTGA
- a CDS encoding carboxyl transferase domain-containing protein, whose amino-acid sequence MDIEKRIQELRDRLKYILDIFGPDENANVAMLEAKLGEYVAREPGLPKQEAIRQLETLEELFKFLEKKLERELTPMNKVRIVRHPQRICLKDILENVYDNYTEIGGQDDYSIDPSMLIARAYITRRRGKKVHNQAVMVIGQEKGHGQEFRNGGSVKPWGNAKALHYMKVAETENIPIHTYIFTPGSYPIEDYPGAAQQIAKNLYEMAGLKVPIVAVISEGGSGGAEAIGLADTRIMMSHGYYSVISPEGAAAIEGRLRGGQRAEAKLIEHCAKQLKITADDNRANGYIDWKINEPELGARPEHYDFFRKLRKSVIASTDEIVLNVSGMRLFRSIALKRHKGADVYVRWSLNTRAKERLLWTRYMKFRRMAQHAYLDKRHWFSRGSEWTSELFSSLYSYFRYDLFGKQHKKVTELAEDMHAEMQVVVGRSTKLWNAITSKLSFGKDKKDVDKAGLTSLSVWDDGAQNSGKWQYVSPQAKLDRALPCPNAAVHGCLDQWAPDLFGEWAGVCSFCGHHFPMEYQWYLHNIFDPGSIYELFTEIESTNPLKFEGFDLKLDEAKRKTGHKCGCMTFEARIEGTTVMVAMFMGAFRGGSVGAAEGEKFIRAMERARKKQLPFLSYVHGTAGIRIQEGVNGVIQMPRCTLAVRRYTEAGGLYLVLYDTNSYAGPVASFLGCSPYQFAVRSANIGFAGPGVIKETTGLDIPPNYHNAFQALSRGHIQGIWDRREIRGNLVQSLQTMGGRNLYYR is encoded by the coding sequence ATGGATATAGAAAAACGCATACAGGAGCTTCGGGACCGCCTGAAGTACATTCTGGACATATTCGGACCCGACGAGAACGCCAACGTGGCCATGCTGGAGGCCAAGCTCGGCGAATACGTGGCCCGCGAGCCCGGCCTGCCCAAGCAGGAGGCCATCCGCCAGCTGGAGACCCTGGAGGAGCTGTTCAAGTTCCTGGAGAAGAAGCTCGAACGCGAGCTGACGCCCATGAACAAGGTGCGCATCGTGCGCCACCCCCAACGCATCTGCCTCAAGGACATCCTCGAGAACGTCTACGACAACTACACCGAGATCGGAGGCCAGGACGACTACAGCATCGACCCGAGCATGCTCATCGCCCGCGCCTACATCACCCGCCGCCGCGGCAAGAAGGTCCACAACCAGGCCGTCATGGTCATTGGCCAGGAGAAGGGGCACGGGCAGGAGTTCCGCAACGGCGGCTCCGTCAAGCCCTGGGGCAACGCCAAGGCCCTGCACTACATGAAGGTCGCCGAGACCGAGAACATCCCGATCCATACCTATATCTTCACGCCGGGCTCCTACCCCATCGAGGACTACCCCGGGGCGGCGCAGCAGATCGCCAAGAACCTCTACGAGATGGCCGGGCTCAAGGTGCCCATCGTGGCCGTCATCTCCGAGGGCGGCTCCGGCGGCGCCGAGGCCATCGGCCTGGCCGACACGCGCATCATGATGTCCCACGGCTACTACTCGGTCATCTCGCCAGAGGGCGCGGCGGCCATTGAAGGGCGCCTGCGCGGCGGGCAGCGCGCGGAGGCGAAGCTCATCGAGCACTGCGCCAAGCAGCTCAAGATCACGGCCGACGACAACCGCGCCAACGGCTACATCGACTGGAAGATCAATGAGCCGGAGCTTGGCGCCCGGCCCGAGCACTACGACTTCTTCCGCAAGCTGCGCAAATCCGTCATCGCCTCCACGGACGAGATCGTGCTGAACGTCAGCGGCATGCGCCTCTTCCGTTCCATCGCCCTGAAGCGCCACAAGGGCGCCGACGTGTACGTGCGCTGGAGCCTCAATACCCGCGCCAAGGAGCGCCTGCTCTGGACGCGCTACATGAAGTTCCGTCGCATGGCCCAGCACGCCTACCTCGACAAGCGCCACTGGTTCAGCCGCGGCAGCGAGTGGACCAGCGAACTCTTCTCCTCCCTCTATTCCTACTTCCGCTACGACCTCTTCGGGAAGCAGCACAAGAAGGTCACGGAGCTGGCCGAGGACATGCACGCCGAGATGCAGGTCGTGGTCGGGCGCTCGACGAAGCTTTGGAACGCCATCACGTCCAAGCTGTCCTTCGGCAAGGACAAGAAGGACGTGGACAAGGCCGGTCTGACCTCCCTGTCGGTTTGGGACGATGGTGCCCAGAACAGCGGCAAGTGGCAGTACGTCAGCCCCCAGGCCAAGCTGGATCGCGCCTTGCCCTGTCCCAACGCCGCCGTGCACGGTTGCCTGGACCAGTGGGCCCCGGACCTCTTCGGCGAGTGGGCCGGCGTGTGCAGCTTCTGCGGCCACCACTTCCCCATGGAATACCAGTGGTACCTGCACAACATCTTCGATCCGGGCTCCATCTACGAGCTCTTCACGGAGATCGAGTCCACCAACCCTCTCAAGTTCGAGGGCTTCGATCTCAAGCTCGACGAGGCCAAGCGCAAGACGGGCCACAAGTGCGGCTGCATGACCTTCGAGGCCCGCATTGAGGGTACCACGGTCATGGTCGCCATGTTCATGGGCGCCTTCCGCGGCGGCAGCGTCGGTGCGGCCGAGGGCGAGAAGTTCATCCGGGCCATGGAGCGGGCGCGCAAGAAGCAGCTGCCCTTCCTGTCCTACGTGCATGGCACGGCGGGCATCCGCATCCAGGAAGGCGTCAACGGCGTCATCCAGATGCCGCGCTGCACCCTGGCCGTGCGCCGCTACACCGAGGCCGGCGGCCTGTACCTGGTCCTCTACGACACCAACTCCTACGCCGGACCCGTAGCCAGCTTCCTGGGCTGCTCGCCGTACCAGTTCGCCGTGCGCTCGGCCAACATCGGCTTCGCCGGCCCCGGCGTCATCAAGGAGACCACCGGCCTGGACATCCCGCCCAACTACCATAACGCCTTCCAGGCCCTGTCGCGCGGGCACATCCAGGGCATCTGGGACCGCCGCGAGATCCGCGGGAACCTCGTGCAGTCCCTGCAGACCATGGGCGGCCGCAACCTTTACTACCGATAG
- a CDS encoding biotin carboxylase N-terminal domain-containing protein — MKNSSEPRQHKILIANRGEIAIRIMQACRKLGHAFVALFTEPDRHSEHCVLARKLGGEESLYRVSSYLDANEIFAVADQAGATAIHPGYGFFAEDYRFARRVVQRERKLIFIGPSWQVIRELGDKINTKRLARKLGVPTVPGSDKPVTDDLEAEHIAKSLFDFQKDQGINNPVILVKASAGGGGMGIEEVADLDKFRSTLRRIKNYAKRQFRDEGVLIEQRIFDFNHLEVQVVSDRTGQNPVHFGTRNCSVQSLGHQKRIEVAPGFDPSSLRYAFDAKKVLEDITEYSLRMAREAGYDNVGTWEWIVSPTGQPFLMEVNTRIQVENGVSARIATIKGKGDVDLIAEQIRVGLGAPLGYSQKDIALNGVGIEYRIIAEDPDNKFAPWVGRITSFGWPEQEWLKLHSQVPTDREYEIPTDFDPNLALAIIWGKDLAEAKARGVEFLNALKLEGVNASGEALKSNIDFLKRKTETILAF, encoded by the coding sequence ATGAAGAACTCAAGCGAACCCAGACAACATAAGATTCTCATCGCCAACCGCGGTGAGATCGCCATCCGCATCATGCAGGCCTGCCGCAAGCTGGGCCATGCCTTCGTGGCGCTCTTCACCGAGCCCGACAGGCACAGCGAGCACTGCGTCCTGGCCCGCAAGCTCGGTGGCGAGGAGTCCCTGTACCGGGTCAGTTCCTATCTCGACGCCAACGAAATCTTCGCCGTGGCCGACCAGGCCGGCGCCACCGCCATTCACCCCGGCTACGGCTTCTTCGCCGAGGACTATCGCTTCGCCCGCCGCGTGGTGCAGCGCGAGCGCAAGCTCATCTTCATCGGACCCTCCTGGCAGGTCATCCGCGAGCTCGGCGACAAGATCAACACCAAGCGCCTGGCCCGCAAGCTCGGCGTGCCGACGGTGCCCGGCTCGGACAAGCCCGTGACCGACGACCTCGAGGCCGAGCACATCGCCAAGTCCCTCTTCGATTTCCAGAAGGATCAGGGGATCAACAACCCCGTCATCCTGGTCAAGGCCTCGGCCGGCGGCGGCGGTATGGGCATCGAGGAGGTGGCTGACCTCGACAAGTTCCGCAGCACCCTGCGGCGCATCAAGAACTACGCCAAGCGCCAGTTCCGCGACGAGGGCGTGCTCATCGAACAGCGCATCTTCGACTTCAACCACCTGGAAGTGCAGGTCGTGTCCGACCGCACCGGCCAGAATCCGGTCCACTTCGGCACCCGCAACTGTTCGGTCCAGTCCCTGGGCCACCAGAAGCGCATCGAGGTCGCGCCCGGCTTCGACCCGTCCTCCCTGCGCTACGCCTTCGACGCCAAGAAGGTCCTCGAAGACATCACCGAATACTCCCTGCGCATGGCCCGCGAGGCCGGGTACGACAACGTCGGCACCTGGGAATGGATCGTCAGCCCCACGGGCCAGCCGTTCCTGATGGAGGTCAACACGCGCATCCAGGTCGAGAACGGCGTTTCCGCCCGCATCGCGACCATCAAGGGCAAGGGCGACGTGGACCTCATCGCCGAGCAGATCCGGGTGGGTCTGGGCGCACCCCTGGGCTATTCCCAGAAGGACATCGCCCTGAACGGCGTGGGCATCGAATACCGCATCATCGCCGAGGACCCGGACAACAAGTTCGCCCCGTGGGTCGGCCGCATCACCTCCTTCGGCTGGCCCGAGCAGGAATGGCTCAAGTTGCACAGCCAGGTGCCCACGGACCGCGAGTACGAGATCCCCACGGACTTCGACCCCAACCTGGCCCTGGCCATCATCTGGGGCAAGGATCTGGCCGAGGCCAAGGCCAGGGGCGTCGAGTTCCTGAACGCCCTGAAGCTCGAAGGCGTCAACGCCTCGGGCGAGGCCCTGAAGTCCAACATCGACTTCCTGAAGCGCAAGACCGAAACCATCCTGGCGTTCTAG
- a CDS encoding purine-nucleoside phosphorylase — translation MQQRMEDVKKAADSIATACPEAPKTALILGSGLGDWVEEGSIRLRIPYADIPGFPVSTVKGHAGALLLADVQGTPVFVLSGRFHLYEGYDAGTVTMPVRVLGLLGVTTLIATNAAGALHPLFATGGLMVLTDHINMTGHNPLTGPNIEAWGPRFPDMSQVYCPALREKAMQAALRCGQRLEQGVYVAVAGPSLETPAETRMLRILGADAVGMSTVPEAIVARHMGMRVLGISCLTNKNLPDCMAPTSHEEILDQAGRSAAALGALLRALIPNLGG, via the coding sequence ATGCAGCAACGGATGGAAGACGTGAAGAAAGCCGCGGACAGCATCGCAACAGCATGTCCCGAAGCGCCGAAGACCGCCCTGATCCTCGGCAGCGGCCTGGGCGACTGGGTAGAGGAAGGCTCCATCCGCCTGCGCATTCCCTACGCGGACATCCCCGGCTTTCCGGTTTCGACCGTCAAGGGCCACGCCGGCGCCCTGCTCCTGGCCGACGTCCAGGGCACGCCCGTCTTCGTCCTCTCGGGGCGCTTCCATCTCTATGAAGGATACGACGCCGGGACCGTGACCATGCCGGTCCGCGTCCTGGGCTTACTTGGCGTCACGACCCTGATCGCGACCAACGCGGCCGGTGCCCTGCACCCCCTCTTCGCCACGGGCGGGCTCATGGTCCTGACGGACCACATCAACATGACCGGCCACAACCCCCTGACGGGCCCCAACATCGAAGCCTGGGGGCCGCGCTTCCCGGACATGTCGCAGGTCTACTGCCCCGCCCTGCGCGAAAAGGCCATGCAGGCCGCCCTGCGCTGCGGACAGCGCCTGGAGCAGGGCGTCTACGTCGCCGTGGCCGGACCGAGCCTGGAGACGCCGGCCGAGACGCGCATGCTGCGCATCCTGGGCGCCGACGCCGTGGGCATGTCCACGGTGCCCGAGGCCATCGTCGCCCGCCACATGGGCATGAGGGTGCTTGGCATCTCGTGCCTGACCAACAAGAACCTGCCGGACTGCATGGCCCCCACCTCCCACGAGGAGATCCTGGACCAGGCAGGCCGTTCAGCCGCCGCCCTGGGCGCGCTGCTGCGCGCCCTCATCCCCAACCTGGGAGGATGA
- a CDS encoding response regulator, producing the protein MAEHTHLLAEIKENIARKDPIKARLVLAYLENVDRSLREQVLGTFRSADPDFAVPILARFMSEHRDMVSELPVVREILAMKILSQPDLVSRAIRDPQTPFRKTYIAMAAELRLESVVGDLIDALLAASDVEEINQLIETLGEIGDPTATTPLSDFLYSGNRTLIISATKALGKLGTPTAMLRLAERMGTDNQLDLLILDIFAKVQDAISLDKLNEAMRSHYAHLRSYAKKTLAAIGPKAVPLLTENLLFDDADLRVHTLNVLGDIGDPAAIAPIRKLLHNHPEDANVRFAAYEALGLLPLDRGAYVLTQGLGDPVEHVCIAAAKAIDRNFNEIMAAGIKNLAGARDEDAHRIIRTVISAQARSIFLSLMTEERFQDMAVAQLTKSHKDIRDFFYAVLKEQGYSELALRLLAPETKKAAARKRICAVDDSRMILNIYKSTLHELGFEPVLFEFPAGALEWLEKNRPAMVLTDLNMPDITGIDLARAIRRNFPKEELPIIMVTTQNEANDNRAALEAGINDITHKPFTAESLKAVINKFL; encoded by the coding sequence ATGGCCGAACACACCCATCTGCTGGCCGAGATCAAGGAAAACATCGCCCGCAAGGACCCCATCAAGGCCCGGCTGGTGCTGGCGTACCTCGAAAACGTGGACCGATCCCTGCGAGAGCAGGTCCTGGGGACATTCCGTTCGGCCGATCCTGATTTCGCCGTACCCATCCTGGCCAGGTTCATGTCCGAACACCGCGACATGGTCTCGGAACTGCCCGTGGTCCGGGAAATCCTGGCCATGAAAATCCTGTCCCAGCCGGACCTCGTTTCCCGGGCGATCCGCGACCCGCAGACCCCGTTCCGCAAGACGTACATCGCCATGGCCGCGGAGCTGCGTCTGGAATCCGTGGTCGGCGACCTGATCGACGCGTTGCTTGCGGCCTCGGACGTGGAGGAGATCAACCAACTCATTGAAACCCTTGGCGAGATCGGCGACCCGACGGCCACCACCCCCTTGAGCGATTTCCTCTACTCCGGGAACCGCACCCTGATCATCTCGGCCACCAAGGCCCTGGGCAAGCTCGGCACGCCCACGGCCATGCTGCGGCTGGCCGAACGCATGGGCACGGACAACCAGCTCGACCTCCTGATCCTCGACATCTTCGCCAAGGTTCAGGACGCCATTTCCCTGGACAAGCTGAACGAGGCCATGCGCTCCCACTATGCCCACCTGCGCAGCTACGCCAAGAAGACCCTGGCGGCCATCGGGCCCAAGGCCGTGCCCCTGCTGACCGAGAACCTGCTCTTCGACGACGCGGACCTGCGCGTGCACACCCTGAACGTCCTGGGCGACATCGGGGACCCGGCCGCCATCGCCCCCATCCGCAAGCTCCTGCACAACCACCCCGAAGACGCCAACGTGCGCTTCGCCGCCTACGAGGCCCTGGGCCTCCTGCCCCTGGACCGGGGGGCCTACGTCCTGACCCAGGGGCTGGGCGACCCCGTCGAGCACGTCTGCATCGCCGCGGCCAAGGCCATCGACCGCAACTTCAACGAGATCATGGCCGCCGGGATCAAGAACCTGGCCGGCGCCCGCGACGAGGACGCCCACCGCATCATCCGCACGGTCATCAGCGCCCAGGCCAGGAGCATCTTCCTGAGCCTCATGACCGAGGAGCGCTTCCAGGACATGGCCGTGGCGCAACTGACGAAATCCCACAAGGACATCCGGGATTTCTTCTACGCCGTGCTGAAGGAGCAGGGGTACTCGGAGCTGGCCCTCAGGCTGCTGGCGCCCGAGACGAAGAAGGCCGCCGCCCGCAAGCGCATCTGCGCCGTGGACGACTCGCGCATGATCCTGAACATCTACAAGTCGACCCTGCACGAACTGGGCTTCGAGCCGGTCCTGTTCGAGTTCCCGGCCGGCGCACTGGAGTGGCTGGAGAAAAACAGGCCGGCCATGGTACTGACGGACCTGAACATGCCCGACATCACCGGCATCGACCTGGCCAGGGCCATCCGCAGGAATTTCCCCAAGGAAGAGCTGCCGATCATCATGGTTACCACGCAAAACGAGGCCAACGACAACCGCGCCGCCCTGGAGGCCGGAATCAACGACATCACCCACAAGCCCTTCACGGCCGAAAGCCTGAAGGCGGTGATCAATAAATTCCTGTAG
- a CDS encoding sigma-54-dependent transcriptional regulator — MQDKGATILAVDDSAATLEVISRNLAAAGYEVHTRGSVEEAGAFLDETPVDLIITDYKMPRANGLELIKHVRDNFRDTEIMMITGYPSVSGAVEAMRDGAGEYLAKPFTGEELLAAVRRILDKQARRRAAHDEKQEAGNFGIIGDCAEMQGVFALIRKASGTSANVFISGESGTGKELVARAVHYNSDRRAFAFVPVNCSAIPDTLLESELFGHVKGAFTGAKESRAGFFEIANGGTIFLDEIGDASPSLQAKLLRVMQSKEFSMVGSSRIRTVDTRIIAASHKNLRRLVDQGLFREDLFYRIHVIEIRLPSLAERGDDILMLASHFLHKFATDMNREVPRLTDEALEAFRQYAWPGNVRELENLLQRLVIIGDGPVIDVTDLPESMRFTITRSRHGDKTLAEVEADHIRSVLARTGDNKTRAAEILGIDRKTLREKLKRLGLG; from the coding sequence ATGCAGGACAAGGGTGCGACCATCCTGGCCGTGGACGACAGCGCGGCCACCCTCGAGGTCATCTCGCGCAATCTGGCCGCGGCCGGCTACGAGGTCCATACCCGCGGCAGCGTCGAGGAGGCCGGGGCCTTCCTGGACGAGACGCCCGTGGACCTCATCATCACGGACTACAAGATGCCCAGGGCCAACGGCCTCGAACTCATCAAACACGTGCGCGACAATTTCCGGGACACGGAGATCATGATGATCACCGGCTACCCGTCCGTGAGCGGGGCCGTGGAGGCCATGCGCGACGGGGCCGGGGAGTACCTGGCCAAGCCATTCACGGGCGAGGAGCTGCTGGCCGCGGTGCGGCGCATCCTCGACAAGCAGGCCCGCAGGCGTGCCGCCCACGACGAGAAGCAGGAAGCCGGGAATTTCGGGATCATCGGGGACTGCGCCGAGATGCAGGGCGTCTTCGCCCTCATCCGCAAGGCCTCGGGAACCAGCGCCAACGTCTTCATTTCCGGCGAATCGGGCACGGGCAAGGAACTGGTGGCCCGGGCCGTGCACTACAACAGCGACCGTCGCGCATTCGCCTTCGTGCCCGTCAACTGCTCGGCCATCCCGGACACGCTGCTGGAGAGCGAGCTCTTCGGCCACGTCAAGGGCGCCTTCACCGGCGCCAAGGAGAGCAGGGCGGGCTTCTTCGAGATCGCCAACGGCGGGACCATCTTCCTCGACGAAATCGGGGACGCGAGCCCCAGCCTGCAGGCCAAGCTCCTGCGTGTCATGCAGAGCAAGGAATTTTCCATGGTCGGCTCCTCGCGCATCCGCACCGTGGACACCCGCATCATCGCCGCCTCGCACAAGAACCTGCGCCGCCTGGTCGACCAGGGCCTGTTCCGCGAAGACCTCTTCTACCGCATCCACGTCATCGAGATCCGGCTGCCGTCGCTGGCCGAGCGCGGCGACGACATCCTCATGCTGGCCAGCCACTTCCTGCACAAGTTCGCCACGGACATGAACCGCGAGGTGCCGCGCCTGACGGACGAGGCCCTCGAAGCCTTCCGTCAGTACGCCTGGCCGGGCAACGTGCGGGAACTCGAGAACCTGCTGCAGCGGCTGGTCATCATCGGCGACGGCCCGGTCATCGACGTGACGGACCTGCCCGAGTCCATGCGCTTCACCATCACCCGCTCCCGCCACGGCGACAAGACCCTGGCCGAGGTCGAGGCGGACCACATTCGCTCCGTCCTGGCCCGCACGGGCGACAACAAGACCCGCGCCGCCGAGATCCTGGGCATCGACCGCAAGACGTTGCGCGAGAAGTTGAAGCGCCTGGGGTTGGGGTGA
- a CDS encoding PAS domain-containing sensor histidine kinase, whose translation MNLSEYYNTVMELSHGIVITLDEKGRIIHGNSRFEAVSGFEISQLAGRDWFESCVDAKRREQARVLFEDIVRAGSMGFMKGSLRARDGSKVYIDWNMKSLYDSHGSLVSVLCVGQDVTAHVERQHQLQHEHDRLVALNKELSCLHAMNRIVSSDMDSPLPDILREILGIIPPSFQYPESTGVRLVLDGEIMLSGNFQADAACRLGEDVFVQRVKRGRLSVSLDGCGQDGKSFLPMEAELLRALAKHVGWIISKREALSTRRNLERQLQHADRLAKIGQFAAGVAHELNEPLANILGFAQLAAQTPGLPAQVARDLDSIVKSALHSREVIKKLMIFGRKVPLQKNLVDLNQVVRDTLYFIEMSASRGRVEVRTDLTEGLPPIMADPQHIKQVMVNLVVNAIHAMPTGGVLTIQTQSFKDDVYLAVGDTGVGMTPEVRRQIFNPFFTTKDVDQGTGLGLAVVHGIVSAHGGVIEVESEPGRGTRFEITFPCRATAPDGPGGGGAAGGAGTDAPEAGQ comes from the coding sequence ATGAACCTGTCCGAATACTACAACACCGTCATGGAGCTCAGCCACGGCATCGTCATCACCCTGGACGAGAAGGGGCGGATCATCCATGGCAATTCCCGCTTCGAGGCGGTGTCCGGTTTCGAGATCAGCCAGCTCGCCGGCCGGGACTGGTTCGAGTCCTGCGTCGACGCCAAGCGTCGCGAGCAGGCGCGCGTCCTGTTTGAGGACATCGTCCGGGCCGGCAGCATGGGCTTCATGAAGGGCTCCCTGCGGGCGCGGGACGGGAGCAAGGTCTACATCGACTGGAACATGAAGTCCCTTTACGACTCCCACGGCAGCCTGGTCAGCGTGCTGTGCGTGGGGCAGGACGTCACGGCCCACGTCGAGCGCCAACACCAGCTGCAGCACGAGCACGACCGGCTGGTGGCCCTGAACAAGGAGCTGTCCTGCCTGCACGCCATGAACCGCATCGTTTCCTCGGACATGGACAGTCCCCTGCCCGACATCCTGCGGGAGATCCTGGGCATCATCCCGCCGTCTTTCCAGTACCCGGAGTCCACGGGGGTGCGCCTCGTGCTCGACGGCGAGATCATGCTCAGCGGGAATTTCCAGGCCGACGCCGCCTGCCGTCTCGGGGAGGACGTCTTCGTGCAGCGCGTCAAACGCGGCCGGCTGAGCGTCAGCCTCGACGGGTGCGGCCAGGACGGCAAGTCCTTCCTGCCCATGGAGGCCGAGCTGCTCCGCGCCCTGGCCAAGCACGTGGGCTGGATCATCTCCAAGCGCGAGGCCCTGTCCACCAGGCGCAATCTGGAGCGCCAGCTGCAACACGCCGACAGGCTGGCCAAGATCGGGCAGTTCGCGGCCGGCGTGGCCCACGAGCTGAACGAGCCCCTGGCCAACATCCTGGGCTTCGCCCAGCTGGCGGCGCAGACGCCGGGGCTCCCCGCGCAGGTCGCCAGGGATCTGGACAGCATCGTCAAGTCCGCGCTGCACAGCCGCGAGGTCATCAAGAAGCTCATGATCTTCGGCCGCAAGGTGCCCCTGCAGAAAAACCTGGTGGACCTGAACCAGGTCGTGCGCGACACCCTCTATTTCATCGAGATGAGCGCCTCCCGCGGCCGGGTCGAGGTGCGCACGGACCTGACCGAGGGCCTGCCGCCGATCATGGCCGACCCGCAGCACATCAAGCAGGTCATGGTCAATCTGGTGGTCAACGCCATTCACGCCATGCCGACAGGCGGCGTCTTGACCATCCAGACCCAGTCCTTCAAGGATGACGTCTACCTTGCCGTGGGCGACACGGGCGTGGGCATGACCCCGGAGGTGCGGCGGCAGATCTTCAACCCCTTCTTCACGACCAAGGACGTGGACCAGGGGACGGGGCTGGGGCTTGCGGTGGTGCATGGCATCGTGTCCGCCCACGGCGGGGTCATCGAGGTCGAGAGCGAGCCGGGCCGGGGAACGCGTTTCGAGATCACCTTCCCGTGCAGAGCGACGGCCCCCGACGGTCCCGGAGGCGGCGGGGCGGCCGGCGGCGCCGGGACCGACGCGCCGGAAGCCGGGCAATGA